A genomic window from Cyanobacteria bacterium GSL.Bin1 includes:
- a CDS encoding TSUP family transporter, protein MSFEYWYTFPISIVIATIAMASGVEGATFFTPLFILGLKLPTEVAIGTGLITEVFGFSSGLFAYIKKGLIDYNLGRMLLMVSIPSALFGTWIAGFIPSDILKAILSVGLFVIATSFLQSPEEETIELLDQKNTEFESETPQTCLTANTGETFCYRISNRTEGRLLTTIGGLFIGMVSTGLGEMNGFFLIQRCRVPSKVAVATSVFIVAITALIASIGHVVQFAQAGGETLDTVLSLVIFTAPGVLIGAQFGSILANRLSQNVLERSMGVLFILVGILIFGELILRNREAMMSLMMNVSVGSI, encoded by the coding sequence ATGAGTTTTGAATATTGGTACACGTTTCCGATTTCGATTGTTATTGCCACCATTGCCATGGCTTCTGGTGTGGAAGGCGCAACCTTTTTTACCCCCTTATTTATTCTTGGCTTAAAACTACCAACCGAAGTCGCGATTGGCACCGGATTAATCACTGAAGTCTTTGGGTTTAGCAGTGGTTTATTTGCCTATATTAAAAAAGGATTAATTGATTATAATTTGGGAAGAATGTTGTTAATGGTCAGTATTCCCAGTGCTTTGTTTGGAACCTGGATTGCTGGTTTTATCCCCTCTGATATTCTCAAAGCAATTTTAAGTGTGGGTTTGTTTGTCATTGCAACCAGTTTTCTCCAATCGCCGGAAGAAGAAACCATTGAACTTCTCGATCAAAAGAATACGGAATTTGAAAGCGAAACGCCACAAACTTGCCTCACAGCAAATACTGGAGAAACCTTTTGCTATCGCATTAGCAACCGAACGGAAGGGCGATTACTAACAACAATTGGTGGATTATTTATCGGTATGGTTTCCACGGGTTTAGGGGAAATGAATGGTTTTTTTCTGATTCAACGGTGTCGCGTTCCCAGTAAAGTTGCTGTTGCCACGAGCGTTTTTATTGTTGCCATTACCGCTCTCATTGCTTCTATTGGTCACGTGGTTCAATTTGCCCAAGCGGGAGGAGAAACATTAGATACGGTTTTAAGTCTGGTTATTTTTACCGCACCTGGAGTTTTAATTGGCGCACAATTCGGTTCAATATTGGCTAATCGCCTTTCCCAAAATGTATTAGAGCGCAGCATGGGAGTGCTTTTTATTTTAGTTGGAATTCTCATCTTTGGTGAACTGATTCTTCGCAATCGTGAAGCGATGATGAGTTTAATGATGAATGTCTCAGTAGGTTCAATATAA
- a CDS encoding DUF3179 domain-containing protein, which yields MKLITKIALGSVSLFTLTLGGMVVQAGGWDNFKLQYFHLTSVFYDQSKELDDIRKQANKPQDTARIDLDHLFNGGPPKDGIPSIDNPQFDTASTTPFPEDETVIGVVINGEAKAYPYKIMNWHEIVNDTIGGINVSVTYCPLCDTIATFTRGNTTFGVSGKLYQSCLVMYDRADDTLYAQPWTLGIVGPRVNQSLERIPAVKTTLGDWLEQHPKSKILSTDTGYNRNYQQYPYGSYYTDDRLIFSVRNQDQRDLHPKAIVSYIWESSNQTPKGQFGGASQQFSHQEMKEIREKTVPFNGRQVKARWDEELETVIVEEMDGTRIPSSTAFAFVYPAFFGESE from the coding sequence ATGAAGCTGATTACAAAAATTGCTCTCGGTAGTGTTTCTCTCTTTACTTTGACACTAGGAGGAATGGTGGTTCAAGCCGGAGGATGGGATAACTTTAAGCTGCAATACTTTCACCTCACCTCAGTGTTTTATGATCAAAGCAAAGAATTAGACGATATCAGAAAGCAGGCCAACAAACCCCAAGATACCGCTCGCATTGACCTGGATCATTTATTCAATGGTGGTCCCCCCAAAGACGGGATTCCTAGTATAGATAACCCCCAATTTGATACAGCCAGCACCACCCCTTTTCCAGAAGACGAAACGGTCATTGGGGTTGTGATCAATGGTGAAGCGAAAGCCTATCCCTATAAAATTATGAATTGGCACGAAATTGTCAATGATACCATCGGTGGGATTAATGTCAGTGTCACCTACTGTCCCTTATGCGATACAATCGCGACTTTTACCCGGGGGAACACCACATTTGGGGTTTCAGGAAAATTGTATCAAAGTTGTTTAGTGATGTATGATCGCGCTGATGATACACTCTATGCGCAACCGTGGACATTAGGCATCGTTGGTCCAAGAGTTAATCAAAGTTTAGAGCGCATTCCCGCAGTGAAAACCACATTAGGAGACTGGTTAGAACAACATCCGAAAAGTAAAATCCTTTCTACCGATACGGGTTACAATCGCAACTATCAACAATATCCCTACGGGAGTTATTACACTGACGACCGGCTTATTTTTTCGGTTCGCAATCAGGATCAGCGAGACTTACACCCGAAAGCGATTGTGAGCTACATTTGGGAGAGCAGTAATCAAACGCCGAAAGGTCAATTTGGAGGGGCAAGCCAACAGTTTTCTCACCAAGAAATGAAGGAAATCAGAGAGAAAACGGTTCCATTTAATGGGCGCCAAGTGAAAGCGCGTTGGGATGAAGAATTAGAAACCGTCATTGTTGAAGAAATGGATGGAACCCGCATTCCGAGTTCCACTGCCTTTGCTTTTGTGTATCCTGCCTTTTTTGGGGAAAGTGAATAA
- a CDS encoding peroxidase, which translates to MTFLPSYPNASLMEIFQTYPELSQHIHQFAQVLMREKSPFTSAQRELMAAFVSALNGCEYCQDSHTGVATQLGQPEGLVEELVNDIETASIEANLKPVFYYIKNLTIAPNEVTQTDVDAILSMGWDETAVVHANLVCAFFNLMNRWVEGLGIDSNPRAVRQASHHLSRYGYQGIVDLVAKH; encoded by the coding sequence ATGACCTTTTTACCTTCATATCCCAATGCTAGTTTAATGGAAATCTTCCAAACTTATCCAGAATTATCACAACATATCCATCAATTTGCCCAAGTTTTAATGCGCGAGAAATCTCCTTTTACCTCTGCTCAACGGGAATTAATGGCTGCTTTTGTTTCTGCTCTGAACGGATGTGAATATTGTCAGGACTCTCACACGGGGGTAGCGACTCAGTTAGGGCAACCCGAAGGGTTAGTAGAAGAACTGGTTAATGATATTGAAACGGCAAGTATTGAGGCAAATCTGAAACCCGTTTTCTATTACATTAAAAACCTAACCATAGCTCCTAATGAAGTCACGCAAACTGATGTTGATGCCATTCTCTCTATGGGATGGGATGAAACAGCAGTGGTTCATGCCAATTTAGTTTGTGCTTTCTTTAATTTAATGAATCGCTGGGTGGAAGGCTTAGGCATTGATAGTAATCCGCGAGCTGTGCGTCAAGCCTCTCATCACCTCTCTCGTTATGGTTATCAGGGGATTGTGGATCTGGTTGCTAAACACTAG